A portion of the uncultured Bacteroides sp. genome contains these proteins:
- a CDS encoding MBL fold metallo-hydrolase, producing MITRTFHPIGQGAFYSEKHDGFTVVYDCGNQYNTKMGDQAVTQAFYKNENIDILFISHFDYDHISKIKLLNEHAKIKRVIMPLLYKEELIILSNIYETIEQKNIGTLIRNPQAFFGNDTQIIQVRSTEENNIRDEDTNPTIIENLSSGEIINSGVQLSISSNNDWIYVPYNYEYNNRRKNLLDKLEEAGFNEDKFVNDISYWKDIISDREQVKAIKRVYSELSGEINQNSMMIYSGPMNYSPKKYEKRSICLSLHFIVPQNSIVNNRCIGANGIINTHHFRNYTIKSERVACIYTGDGDLNVTNIRDVYRKLWANVGTIQIPHHGSLSSFNENILAPYGYCCPISFGVENPYGHPSGEVIRKILSEGSYPIAVTDQLDSAYFEIIGKKLDL from the coding sequence ATGATTACAAGAACTTTTCATCCTATTGGGCAAGGTGCATTTTATTCTGAAAAGCACGATGGTTTTACAGTTGTATATGATTGCGGAAATCAATATAATACGAAAATGGGAGATCAAGCAGTAACTCAAGCATTTTATAAAAATGAGAATATTGACATATTATTCATTTCTCATTTTGATTACGATCATATATCCAAAATAAAGCTTCTAAACGAACACGCTAAGATAAAGCGGGTAATCATGCCATTACTTTATAAGGAAGAATTAATAATACTTTCTAATATTTATGAGACAATAGAACAAAAGAATATTGGTACATTAATCCGAAACCCTCAGGCTTTCTTTGGCAATGATACACAAATTATTCAAGTTAGATCCACTGAAGAAAATAATATAAGGGACGAAGACACAAACCCTACAATCATAGAAAATCTAAGCTCTGGAGAAATTATTAATAGTGGAGTTCAACTTTCAATATCGAGTAACAATGATTGGATATATGTCCCCTATAATTATGAATATAATAACAGAAGAAAAAATTTACTTGACAAATTAGAAGAAGCCGGATTTAATGAAGATAAATTTGTTAACGATATATCGTACTGGAAAGATATTATTAGCGACAGAGAGCAAGTGAAAGCAATCAAAAGAGTCTATAGTGAATTAAGTGGAGAAATAAATCAAAATTCTATGATGATATACTCTGGACCAATGAATTATAGCCCCAAAAAATACGAAAAAAGAAGTATCTGTCTTAGTCTTCACTTCATAGTACCTCAGAACAGCATTGTCAATAATAGATGTATTGGAGCTAATGGTATAATAAATACACATCATTTTCGTAATTATACTATTAAATCAGAAAGAGTTGCTTGTATTTACACCGGAGATGGAGATTTAAACGTAACAAATATAAGAGATGTATACAGAAAATTATGGGCGAATGTGGGAACAATACAAATACCACATCACGGATCACTAAGCTCATTCAATGAAAATATTTTGGCACCCTATGGATATTGCTGCCCTATCTCATTTGGAGTAGAAAACCCCTATGGACACCCTTCAGGAGAAGTCATTCGGAAAATTCTATCTGAAGGTTCTTACCCTATTGCAGTAACCGATCAATTGGACAGTGCATACTTTGAAATCATAGGAAAGAAGCTGGACCTCTAA
- a CDS encoding HigA family addiction module antitoxin translates to MSNELRPYVPTHPGDVLKDELQARGISQKRFAEIISVSYTMLNEIINCKRPVSAEMALVLEAALGVNASLWNNMQSRYNLEMARRNKDNTSKLEAIRRLCASVAL, encoded by the coding sequence ATGAGTAACGAGTTAAGACCATACGTACCCACACATCCTGGCGATGTGCTGAAAGATGAATTGCAAGCACGTGGAATCAGCCAAAAGCGATTCGCAGAAATTATATCTGTTTCTTATACGATGCTGAATGAAATAATAAACTGTAAACGCCCTGTTAGTGCTGAAATGGCTTTGGTGCTAGAGGCCGCTTTAGGCGTTAACGCATCGCTTTGGAACAATATGCAAAGTCGTTATAACCTAGAAATGGCACGCCGAAACAAAGACAACACGAGCAAGTTAGAGGCTATCAGAAGGCTATGTGCTTCGGTAGCTCTGTAG
- a CDS encoding DNA-deoxyinosine glycosylase, whose amino-acid sequence MERIKSMPAIADKRSRVLILGTMPGKESLEYKEYYRHVDNLFWDIMLRICDKDWPMFEDASQGPDYDTKVKLLLDNGIALWNIVESCEREGNSDDKIKNPQFNDLETFILDHPNISKIGFNGKKVSNSFKASKMSLSPDIIFKTLYSTSPSSPVNSFSILKQWYEYIRK is encoded by the coding sequence ATGGAAAGAATAAAATCAATGCCTGCTATTGCAGATAAAAGAAGCCGGGTTTTAATTCTGGGAACTATGCCCGGAAAAGAATCATTGGAGTATAAAGAGTATTATAGGCATGTGGATAATTTGTTTTGGGATATTATGCTTCGAATCTGCGATAAAGACTGGCCAATGTTTGAGGATGCTAGTCAGGGACCTGATTACGACACTAAAGTTAAGCTGCTGCTAGATAATGGAATAGCATTATGGAATATTGTCGAGTCATGTGAGCGTGAGGGGAATAGTGATGATAAAATAAAAAATCCTCAGTTCAACGATCTTGAAACATTTATACTTGATCATCCTAATATCTCAAAAATTGGTTTTAATGGGAAAAAAGTAAGCAACTCTTTTAAGGCTTCAAAAATGAGTTTATCTCCAGATATTATATTCAAAACGCTGTATTCAACAAGTCCTAGTAGTCCCGTTAATTCTTTTTCTATTTTGAAACAATGGTATGAATATATTAGAAAATAA
- a CDS encoding alpha/beta fold hydrolase, which yields MFFCRYAFFLLLLLVLSNQLKAQSPGVTVEDIRFESEGVTLVGTIYTPQHSHAAVVLVHGSDQTPRMRNFASLLAKKGISVLTYDKRGVGESGGIYAGPEVSTNNIDSANLNLLAEDAIAAINILHQHQRDKNVPIGLVGFSQAGWIIPIAANKNSLVNFMVLFSGSMVSTLEQLRFQFFTEGKPDFWDNHTEAEVREHIRNAADRYQFANTDPYDALSTLSIPGLWLFGEKDIQVPVRLSIERLNAFKAQGKPYEYCLFSTLGHYVSGSDEPIDIAVHWIKNR from the coding sequence ATGTTTTTTTGCCGGTATGCCTTTTTTTTGTTGCTATTGCTAGTATTATCGAATCAATTAAAAGCCCAGTCACCGGGCGTGACCGTTGAGGATATCAGATTTGAAAGCGAGGGAGTCACTCTTGTTGGTACGATCTACACGCCGCAGCATTCACATGCTGCGGTAGTTCTGGTACATGGTTCTGACCAGACACCTCGAATGAGAAATTTCGCATCGCTTTTGGCTAAAAAAGGCATTTCGGTGTTAACATATGATAAACGTGGAGTTGGTGAATCGGGTGGGATTTATGCCGGTCCGGAAGTGAGTACTAACAACATTGATTCTGCTAATCTCAACCTCTTGGCTGAAGATGCAATCGCCGCTATAAATATACTTCATCAGCATCAGCGGGACAAAAATGTACCTATCGGTTTGGTCGGTTTCAGTCAGGCAGGGTGGATAATTCCCATTGCCGCAAACAAAAATTCGCTTGTGAATTTTATGGTGTTGTTTAGCGGATCTATGGTCTCAACTCTAGAGCAACTTAGGTTTCAGTTTTTTACAGAAGGGAAACCTGATTTTTGGGACAATCACACCGAAGCAGAGGTACGAGAACACATACGTAATGCTGCAGATCGCTATCAATTTGCAAACACTGATCCTTACGACGCCCTTAGCACGCTCTCGATTCCGGGACTTTGGCTTTTTGGAGAGAAGGATATACAAGTCCCAGTAAGACTATCGATAGAGCGTCTCAATGCATTCAAGGCACAAGGGAAACCTTACGAGTATTGTTTATTTTCAACGCTGGGACATTATGTTTCGGGCTCTGATGAACCGATTGACATTGCTGTTCATTGGATTAAAAATAGATAG